The nucleotide window CCACCCATTACTGTGGCCAGACTAACGACATTTTTATCGGCTTCAAGCCGTCCAGCTGCTCATCCACAATCTTAAGTGCTTAACTAATGTCTTGCAGAGATGTTACCTTACAACAGGAAATGTTGCACTAATTGGTTCCACAACAGCCTTCGTCAAACATCATACTTGAACTGTAGAATGCATATAAAGCATTCGTGCACAGCCTTTGCTGCAATTTATTCATTTGCCCTCAGCTTTTCCTTTTACTATTATTGGTGAGGTTTTCTGAGCAATTGTCGCTTGTTTTTAGCAAGTGTTAGTTGTTCCTCAGCAACTATCAAGCAGTGCAGTATTGATTAAATGTTTTACTGGGTCAGTCTGAGTCTGTTTCATTCACCCTTGGTGATGTTAGGATTCTGAGGACTGAACTGTGGTCTAAGGCATATTGTTTTGCTTGCAATTTCATCTCCTTCTGTGATTTTGGAAATGTAGGTTGTCGTTGATTCAATGTAAACTTACTCAGCTCTCTGAAACTGTCAAACTGTCTACTTTTAACCTCACAGTTGTTGAGATGTGGTATTATAGTGTTTGTATAGACAGTTCTCTGGTGAAGATCGGGGACTGAGAAGGTGCGTGAAGTGGAGATGGCAGAAGAAAAGAGCCCGGCAGATGCTGTTGCTTTGTTTAGCATTTAGGTACACAACTTTCCTAATtacatttcttcttttctgttaaggtTCTTTTGTGTTTAAGAATTTCTGTGACCCCTCTATGCATCCTAATACGATAATGATTGAAGAGTCCCTGTGCCTTAGACCACAGACTAATCCATCAAAAAACCAGTATTAATGAGGATGTAAACACCAACTGTGAAGTCTTAATTGTATGGTCAGTGTTTTATTTGTTACTTTTATTTGCAGTGCACTGATAAAAGAGTGTCCCGAACACATGCCCAGATTAAAGTTTCAGAGGATGGAAAAATCGAACTTACTTCTGTGAGTAAAGCACTGCATAATCCAGTTTGTCTTATTTAAACACTATGTTAATGCCTTTTTTATTTGGCAAATATGATAACTTGTGATGTTGCaatttttcatgattttattttTCAGACAAGCCTCAATCCATGTTATTACAACGATGAGAAAGTGATAACGAAATCTTCTTCTGTGGAGCTGAAGATAGGCGACAGATTTTCCTTTCTACCAGACAGCTACTGCTACTGTGTAAAAGTTAGTTCACCTAATGGTTCCCCATCTGAAGAAGGCACTTCTAGTAGTGACAATATAAATAATGGTGCCAACACTGAGGAGAAGTCATTTAAAGTAGAAGAAACGGGTGTGCCATCTGTAAATGAAGAATCGTTGTGTACCATTACAGTTACACCTGCAGCTGATGATCCCGGTGGAAAAATGTCTGTGGCGCTTGCCGGTGTTAGTAGTACTGCGGACCTGAGTGGTGAATTGACAGATCCAGATGTACTGAGTGACAACACGAAGAATGGCCCTAGTGATGCATCTCCCATGTCTGCTAGCAAGTATGTGCCAAAGTGGTTGTTAGCGGCAACCGAGCGGGCCAAGCGGAGGATAGAAGAGCTCTCCGGTGAAGAATCGGGGACCGAGAAGGTGCGTGGAGTGGCGGTGGCGGAAGAGAGGAGCCCGGCACGGGACACCGATGCCAGTGTCGATAGGGACAGCGGGGTGGCGGACACGGGGGCTCATGAGGATGTGGCACCCACCTCGGCCATCCACCAGATGAGCGACGATGACGATTCCGAAGGGCCGGCCACGGAGAAGCCGTCGGAAGAGGAGCCTATACAGAGGCAGCTGTCACCGAGGCCAGTGAAGGATTTGGAACGAGTGAGTGGAGGCACAGAAGAGAAGCAGCAAAGTGGAGACGGGCAGGGTGCCACTTCCAACTACATTCG belongs to Schistocerca piceifrons isolate TAMUIC-IGC-003096 chromosome 10, iqSchPice1.1, whole genome shotgun sequence and includes:
- the LOC124718844 gene encoding aprataxin and PNK-like factor; the encoded protein is MSKITLVRLDGDAKHEVDIPVGETIIGRGPVMQCTDKRVSRTHAQIKVSEDGKIELTSTSLNPCYYNDEKVITKSSSVELKIGDRFSFLPDSYCYCVKVSSPNGSPSEEGTSSSDNINNGANTEEKSFKVEETGVPSVNEESLCTITVTPAADDPGGKMSVALAGVSSTADLSGELTDPDVLSDNTKNGPSDASPMSASKYVPKWLLAATERAKRRIEELSGEESGTEKVRGVAVAEERSPARDTDASVDRDSGVADTGAHEDVAPTSAIHQMSDDDDSEGPATEKPSEEEPIQRQLSPRPVKDLERVSGGTEEKQQSGDGQGATSNYIRDPSPVQTSVRVPCKYGSACYRKNPQHFAEFSHPGDPDYKDDRPECRYGTECYTKNPLHRQTYKHTKKPPKKRQRVKKGAPKDADENSEEDEYDYDDPFLNDASSDDYEPTDSGSDVSASEGEEEQDLKRMEKEAKRFVRGKRKH